GAGTAAGCCAACAATAAGCACCGTTCCCGCTATTCGAATAAAATCAGTAGCCGTAAATAACTGGTCGAAAATATCTCGCCCATATTCTACGCCTTCTACATAGTCAAATTGCTCGATTTCTTCGGCGACATTTTCAGTTTCATGCGGTTGCTCAGCACGAACAACGTAAACATCATTCAAAGGATTTTCATCTCTTAGACCTTCAAAATAGTCCCCTTGGTCACCGAGACTATCAATAAATTGTTCCAATCCTTCTTCTTTCGGAATAAAGGTGACAGAATCAATGTTCGTAATATCCTCAATATTATCTAAGAGTACTTCCTTTTCTTCTTCGGCAGCAGTCCGTTCAATAAAAACCCTTACCTCTACATCATCTTCTAACGAGTCAGCAAAATGGTTAACGTTCATAATAAGTAGCAGGAACGCGCCCACAACTAATAGCATGACAGTCACTGCACTGATAGAAGCAAATGTCATCCATCCATTTCTTATTATATTTTTGCTGCCCTCTTTCACATGGCGGCCTAATGTTCTAACCTTCATAGCGGTACGTCCCCCTCAGCTCAT
The genomic region above belongs to Bacillus sp. A301a_S52 and contains:
- a CDS encoding ABC transporter permease, with translation MKVRTLGRHVKEGSKNIIRNGWMTFASISAVTVMLLVVGAFLLLIMNVNHFADSLEDDVEVRVFIERTAAEEEKEVLLDNIEDITNIDSVTFIPKEEGLEQFIDSLGDQGDYFEGLRDENPLNDVYVVRAEQPHETENVAEEIEQFDYVEGVEYGRDIFDQLFTATDFIRIAGTVLIVGLLFTAIFLIANTIKLTIIARKREIQIMKLVGATNGFIRWPFFVEGLLLGTVGAIIPISALGYGYHYFYNTIGEQTGIDFFKFLSPNPLVVQMGILLIVIGAVVGVWGSLMSVRKFLRV